TATACATTGGCATATGTATTTACATTAGCAcaaatagaaaaggaaatatTTCATGATCACTATcaactaaaaaaaacaaagaaccGACAATATTAGGTTTGAAGGAGTGAGGATAAGATGGCAAGAAAGGAGCAGCGAAAGACAGAacatcaaaaatattttgtttcacccttttatcttttatgttgTTGCCGATCACACCTGTAAGGTTTACTTGTTCTTGAAAAGTTCCAAAACTGTTCTTGTCCAAGTTCCTGCTGCAAAACTTCTTTATAAGATATGGGCTTACCCAATGCCTCATCGTTCGGACAAAGAAATGAAGCCCACAAAGCATGGGCTTATCAACATTCACGACAATAAGGCCCGTTACTCAAAACCTGCAAACCACAAAAGAAACATAGTGAATTGATGaataaagagaataaaattgtTGAAGGAAATCCCAAGTAGTTGATGGCCTTTGTTAATGACGAAGGCATTGGGGTGAGGGTTCAGACAATTCAGGCACATATTTGTCCAATGGATAACAATGAAGTCTAAGATAATCCCTGCAATTATGCACACTCTCTTTCTTCACATTCAAACTAGCGGAGAGTCTTGTTCTCTTTCATGAGTCTTCAGAGGACAATTTCAGTTTCTCCTCCACCTGTATCATTTTCCACTCAGCTTCTAcattaattaaaccttatttcTTAAACAGTATTAACACCATACTATAACCAAAATTATCACAAACTCTTTATCAAGTTatctatctataacaataaaagaattcctctttttgtgtctatatttcataatacccgttttacccttagttattttaaaaattaattattttataaataatttacttttaatcatttttctacaaatctcttttgtcttaaatcatcatttaaattttctttttacatatcttttttttataattttatatttaacatctattttaaaaattatatatttgttattgatcttaacttttttgaaaattaaaaaatgcaaatacACATGCGCGACAGCGCTTGTGTGTTCGCTAGTAACTATAAAGAGAATTCAAATAAGTTATTGGGTAAACGGCAGTGAGAGGCGAAAAACAACGGTGAGCGATGGTGAAAAGCGATGAGCGACTCTGAAGAGCGGTGAGCAGCGACAAGCAACAGTAAGCGATGACAAGCAGCGACAGTGAAGAAAAAAGCCAGGTAGGATtattaaagtattaaattaGGAGACTTCTGCCTGCTCGTCTTCTTCGGTATCCCGATAAATTTCAGGTCAAATTACTTTCTTAGTTcgttaaaaaattttagtttcgTTCTTaaatttttcgttgtctcaattatcctcattttttaaaaatgattcaatttggtcattatcATTgatttgaccagacggtgttaaagtcaatgtcacgtattaatttttggtttttttgaattttttatttctttttgaaattttttttgaaattttttgaatttttctaattttttacacgtgccacttcatagttgtgccacgtgtcaaagtaactcaatttgtttcttatatttgtttttattttaatttagtcctaatttttgtaaaaatgaagtaatattgtcTTTCattaaattgacactaaatttatttttttataaatcttatggtgatattcttactaaaattaacgtttttattaaatatttctataagtattttaaattaactttaaattctatataaaacattagactttggttttgttctgaactttaaatttagttcctaaacttatgtatgacaagttatttgatttttaatcttcattaagtttgtataatatgatgcacttgatgcctttatatatgatgacaaaattgttaatttttgaaattaagtttggagtttaactttctttaataataaaactaaaaaaaaatttgtttaaaaatatttctacaaatatttaataaaaatgtcaattttattaagaatatcatcataagttacaaagattaaattgagtgtcaatctAAGGAGAGCCAATATTACttcacttttacaaaaattgagactatattgaaactaaaaacaaatatagggaccaaattgagtctttttgacacgtgacacaacggtgtagtgacacgtgtaaaaaaaattaaaattaaataaaaataaaaaaacagaaattgacatgtagcattgactttaacaccgtctggtcaaaatTAACGGCGATGaacaaattgaatcatttttaagaagatgaggaccaaattgagacaacgaaaaacttgaaaaCCAAACTTAAATTTTCtaacaaatagagggaccaaaagaataatttaacctaaattttagAATTCCTAGTTTACCTTATGTAAAAATCTCAGATAATTTTTCTCTCTCCTATTTAATGTGCATTTGGCTTACGAATGTCGacatttgtagttttttttagaATGTAGTGTTCACCGGATGTTGACATCTAGTACGATTATTTGGCTTACGGATGTTCcgtagtgatttttttttaaaatgtaggGTTCATTGGATGTCGACATCCCGTATGATTACTTGGCTTACGAATGTCGACATacgtatttttttaaaatctatggTATACTACATGTCGACATTCGGTATGATAAATTGGCTTACGGATGTCAACATccgtagtattttttttataaaaatcttttGTATttcggatgtcgacatccggtacgatgtttttgaatttttttaaaggttttgattttttttttgtttattgtttatatatttggGTAGATATGCGTAGGACACGAGGTGGCACCACACATTGTGGTCGTTCCTCACAGGATGACATTACACACAACCCAAGGTTCTGCATAGGGTGAGGCTAGATAGAGACCCACAACATTTGCTCGTAGAGGTGCTTCTACTACTACAATTGAAGAGATTGGACCTTTACCTCACTAGGAGGAGGATGTTGTTCACCACGATGAGGTTGTAGTTTAGGAGCATGACTCATGAGCACGATAATGATGAAGGTGGATTTCTCGGAGGTCCATTTGAAACTTCCCTGTTGACTACATACGCAAATCATGTGGCCCATGTGATATGGGAAGGTTAGATAAGtaaagtatttataattttttttgtttgatgcaTTGTGTAAAATTTTTTATGCAATTTTATCTCACGCCAAATGTTTTTTAGGATCCAGTTATGAAATTGATCTGCGATTCAAAAAAGTAAGAAGATTGGGATGATATCACATGTCTTTTCATCCTTAAGTGATGAATTCAGGTTTATTGTCTTTGTGTACTCTGTATGATTACCTTGATACTGGATTGATATTGGGATTTGTTGAGATATGGCACCATGAgacaaaaaaatttcatcttccTATTGGTAAATTGACCATTTATCTTGATGATGTGTGGTCTCATATGAATATGCCTATTATGGGAGAGTTTTGCCCAAATGAACCACTTGAGTATGAAGATGCAATAGAGACCCTCATGACACTTTTGGGTGTGGACCAGCCGATGGCTACAGATGAGCTCCAACAGTGTCATGTTTCCAGATTCGACTAAGTTGGTTGAGAGACATGTATTATAGTTGTTGCGAAAACCAATTATGAGAGTTTGTTGCACGAGCATATCTTTTGCACTTTATTGGTTGCATCATTTTTGCTGATAAGAGTGTCACATTCATATGTGTCCTACCTGAAGTTGTTTAGAGATTTTGCTTAATATGGCagataataattcttttattacatGATACATTTGACCTTCAATTTATCATACAAGAAAATAGCTCTTATCTGCCACATGAAGCCAAATATCAAAACAATTCCAGGTAGGACACATGTACAAATATCTTATCAGTAAAAATGGTGCAAACAATAAGATGCAAAAGATACGCTCGTGCAGCAAACTCTCACAGCTGGTTTTCGCAACAACTATAATATAGGTATCTCAACCAACTTAGTTGAACTAGGAACCATGACAATGTTGGAGCTCATCCTTAGTCATCTGCCGATCCACACTTAAAAGTTTCATAAGGGTCTCTATTGCATCTTCATTCTCAAGTGGTTCATTTGGGCCAAAATTCTCTCATAGTAGACATATGTAGaagagaccacacatcattAAAAGAGATGGTCAGTTCACCAATAGGTAAATGAAAACTGTTTGTCTAAGGGTACCATCTCTCAACAAATCCTAATATCAATCTAGTATCAGGGTAATCATACAAAATATCACACAAAGACAATAAATCTAAATTCATCACGTAAGGATGAACAAACACATGACATCATTGAAAtctttttacttcttttaaatGGGAGACCAATTTCATAACTCGATCCTAAAAAGCATTTAGCATGAGACAAAATTgcataaaaaatttacacaacACATCAAGcacaaaaaacatttataaacaCTCCCATATCACACATTCCACATGGGCCTCCAGGAAATCCACCTCCATCGTTGTGCTCCTGCTCCTTAGTTATAGTCTCATCGTGGTGAAAAACATCCTCCTCTTGGTGAGATAAAGGTTCAATCTCTTCAGTTGTAGTAGTAGGAGCACCTCTACGAGTAGATGTTGTGGGTCTCCATCTAGCCTCACCCTATGCAGAACTCTCGAGCCGTGTAATGTCATCTTGTGAGGAACGACCACATTGTGTGGTGTCACCTCATGTCTTAGGCATatctacaaaaatataaacaataaaccaaaaaatttttcaaaacctttaaaaaaaattcaaaacatcgTACCGGATGCTGGCatccaaaatataaaagatttttataaaaaaatactacggatgtcgacattcgtaAGCCAATTTATCACACCGTATGTTGACATTCGGTATACactagattttaaaaaaaattacggatGTCAACATCCGTAAGCCAAGTAATAATATCAAATGCTGACATTCGGTGAACCctacattttaataaaaaacactacAGACATCCGTAAGCTAAATAATTGTGCGAGACGACATCCGATGAACACtacatttaaaaaagaaaaaaaaaactacggATGTGGACATTCATAAACGTAAGCCAAAACTTCAAATGTTGACACTCattatacaaaatatcaaatcgGGGATGTCAAAATCCATTTTCAAGGAGTTCCTTAATCTAccaaaaataacacaaaatagataactgatcgacaattgagaaaaagaaaacatgcagTAGATCAAAGTAAAATGTACCTATGTCAAGTATAAACCAACTTTTTCTCAAGTATAATAcataaaaatgcaaaataataataataataataataaacaacttAAAGGCTTACGGATGTGGAAGCAGAGGCTTGAAGAAACAACTTACTTCATCTGTTTCCtttcttgttttaaaaataacagTTAGCCCACCCTTCTTGGAATACTCgatgaagaaagaaaacattGCAACCAAAACTTTTAGAACAAAATAGCAGAAAAAACTGGAAAAGAAAAAACCTACACAACAAAACAGAGAAAACGTGAGACAATAGAATAACACTTCGGGACAGAGAAGAGGGAAGTAATGATAATTgttattttgcaaatttttcaGTTTACTTTGTTATCTTAAACGTTAAAATCATAATTGATCTCTGTTAGTTACGTGATATctgtcagttttttttttttttttttttttactttttttacttcGTTAAAAACAATAGGATTCATATTTGTTTGCTTTCgacaaaatataaagataataaaattgaaaaataaaaagattttatgAAAATGAATTAGTCAACTAgtttatttatagattttaaaaagtaactgaatattaatataatatatttatattatattctaatgtatatttttatttttataaggtggcataatataaaatttacatttataaaatttaataagattgtaaatcattaaattaaaaagatgtattttaaattttggaaagttagaatacaaataaaacattcttaaaatataagtattatggtatttttattaaaagaaaaaaataaacaaaatagtcttacaaataatattacataaagagatataaaaaaaatgaagttctaTAATATCACCTGTGTATCGTGGTAAGATATAGATTTCatgtgtttttaaataaatgatatgattcttttataaattataatagagagaaCCATGCGAAACCTATTGTGAATCAAATTTTAGCgacaatttttaataatttttcataataattagcagaacttttattttgttaaatcatatttagagttataattatatttaacatgaCTCACATAActgaattaatttattaatttcaatattatggAAACTGATTTATGAAATGTcgtaacattttataatttgtaaagatttaattgtattttaaattcataataaaaattataactgaTTAATGAGGCTTTAAATGCATTAGTTGTTATTAGatagttatatttataaaagtttaattatgttttagattcatattaaaaattataactgaCTGAGGTGGTTTTAAATGCATTATTTGTTATTAgatatcatatttataaaagcttattatgttttaaattcataataataataataattataatagacTAATATGATTTTAGATGCATTATTTGTTGTTACATAATCATATCAAATATTATCACATATTTTCATATCACTGAGTTGTTATTAGATATAATTCTATAATAACATAATTGTgtaattgcataatttttaattttataaaattatacaattgtaaaactctatttatataattataaaattagaaattataaaattataaaattataaatttaaaaatataaaatcataaattataaaattatgaattttataacattttaaaataataaaataacatgacaTAGATAACAACCACGTCACCTAATACTCACAATACTTTAGTAAGTGAAAAATTTAGTTGTAAAATTTTACAATggagattcaattaaaaaaatataaaatttaaagttccAAAGTTTACTAGTAACATAAAAGATGGTTAAGCCTGACATAAATTATGAAGCGATTCAAATATCTTACATATATGATGCACAAATACGAATACGATACGTGTATCATATATAACACATATTTGATACGTTGAtacgtttattttcaaaataataggatacggtacgtgatatatgaatattaaaaagtatacaataattcttaaaagcataataaatatatgattatttttgtgtgaattcaaattaaaactatatgtattaaagttgtcaacataaaaaataaaaattattttcatcctAGAAGTACCATtacaagaaaactcttaaatgatgaccaattttagtaatcaaACATATGTTAGAgaaaaattttctaattagagatcaatttaaagaccaattattttggtagtcaaaacttagtaactaatgttagtgaccaatttagaaaccaattcataattaaaattatttcaattatcaatttagagaccaattataatttgttgaaactattttagttgtcaatttgagcactatatagtgactaattatttattgtcactaaaattgatcattatttaaagattttttgtagtgtactATGACTTTATAAAtaagatacttcattgataagtatcgaTAAAGTATCATAAAATATTGGACATGATATGTGTCGAACACAAATATGTGACCCAAGTTGAAGTATCGATGCATCTTACATAAATTGGTTTTATCATCATCATGATTAAggatataaaaataacaaaagtcATGATCGTTACATGTGACTCAATCAACACATCATATTTCCTCtaatattctattattattttaccttAATATGACTTGACAATGAAAAATACATAGTGGGTTCAAACATAATGCCATTTTCATTAGCAATTACttgatttattttcttcatcataatttgcatcATATTCATAAAgtagaaattataaatttatgtaaatttCAAAAACTCGTACATTAATGAACTCAGAGAGCCAAATAGGAAATAATAACAATGTTAACTTTCAACATTCATCGCTCATATTTTCTATATGGCCACTAAATACTTTGGGTGGTAACCCTTTTATTAAAGGGTTAACACTACAAAAGACTCTGGTATTATCGACTGTCAGTATCCGTTGACATAAAATTCTTCGATAGTTTGCTCATTTGTAAGAATTACCGACGAATTCTTCAATAAATCCTATTAGTTGATCTATACAAACATCATTTTCTAGATTTCCATCCAGACAAAcaattttaacatccatttgatgcaactcaagattataatgagctactaatatcatgataattttaaaagatttctTAGAAATAGGcaaaaatgtttccttatagtccacgacatattttttgaaaaaacctTTAGTAACCACTCCAGCCTTGTAACGTTCAATGGTGTCATAAAAGTCGTgcttagtcttaaagacccatttacacctaactctcttgcatccttctAGCAATGAACAAGGTCTCATACACCATTTTGTACCATTGCTTTAAACTCATTTTTCAAGGCATATAACCACTCATCaaaattatcaccattaatAGCTTCTAAAAATTATCACCATTATCAATAATTGTCATCTTATGATTCTCGTAAATAAATCACATACTCATTCATAATAACATATTTCCTTTTGTGAGATATTCTTAATACTATTTATTGTGATTGTTCAACTATAGATTTATTGTTAATCTCgtgatcattaatttgttgttctccTTTATTGTTGTGTGACTCAACAATATGAACAACAATAATTCTAGAAGAAGAGGTACTAACTACAAGAACTTatactttaatttctttaatctCCACATTTTATGAAGCTTCACTTCCACTGGTTTCACTATTCTCAATAAATCGAGCATTTCAAGTTTCAATCGTGTGTAGCATGGATATGAtagtaaaacatatacccttttaattttttctagaTAACTGATGAAATATCCACTGATTTTTCTTGGATTCAGTTTCTTTTCTTGGAAATTGTAAACTATAACTTATACCTAATAACCCTAAACTTGCAAGTATTTGAAATTGGGTTCCTACTTGTCCATAAATCAAAATGAGtcttttaaaaaactttactaGGAACCCTATTCAACAAATACATGACAACCTTTAAAgcatatatacaaaataatataagtacatatgaattacttaacatgCTCCTAACCATATCCATCAAAGTTTGATTATGCCTTTTTGACACATCATATTTTTTGTGGCGTGTTTGacattgtgtattgagcacaaataccaTGTTTCTCAAGGAATTTAGTAAATAGATCAAAATGTTGTCCACTTTTGTTATATATTCCATAATACTCACCAACTCTATTTGACCtgacaattttcatttttctgtcTAGTTGCTTTTTACACTTCATTTATATGAACTTTCAAGTCATTCATCGCTTGAGATTTCtcatgggttaaatatatttttaatctctaaattttgacatgaaattgaaattcgttgTTGTTTgaaactttaatacatttttctccccaaacattaaaaatgaatggatataatcattttaacccaattacatttaaatcttttttatgtgtcaaacgTGTTTTCCAACTGACATTGAAGTGAGGACACATGTCAAAtcgtgtaaacaactcaaataatagtataaaacacgtttgacatgtaaaaaaaaatataatagagttaaaaggactatatccatttatttttaaagtttgaggaccAAATTGTATCAAAGTTTTGGACATGGATGACTTCTAATTTTGCGTCAAAGttcagaaattaaaaacatttaatccAATAATCATTATGATAGTGATATGGTTAATTTGACCCTGTAATaacataaagtatattaatagaTATGGTGCTAAAAATTtagacaaaaatttaaattttaacatgtgTATGTCTACGATCTGAGGTTGTTCATGAAATTAGGTTATTGTTGGAGATCTCACATCGGTTAGAGATAAGATGAGTTTATAATACataagtgggtgcaaatctcaccttacaaactGATTTTATAGGGTCAAGTTAGGctcttaaaattcacttcttaacatgatATCAGAGTCATGAGTTTGAACCTAGTgagatttattgtttgtttgaCCTATTATGTCACCCACTATGAggagatttgttgtttgttagaCTCATCGTGTCATCCGCTATCAAATCATCcattaaattatagttttacGCTCAAAAATATATCTTGATGTGAGGAAGTTTGTTTGAAATCTCATATCAACTAGATATTagagtttataatatataaaaaaaatataaacttcacCTTATAAACCATTAATTTTGTAGGGTTaaattaatcttaaattttttttttttttaccgatTATGATTTAAAATAGGCAATGTGAATGTGATCGAAGATGTGCGCTAGATTCGTTGAGTTGGAAAGAGAATGCAAACAGAAGAAGCACATGTGGCTGCGTGAGGACGGTGCATTGAGTCTGGTTGGTGTGCCACACCTGTCCTTCATCTTCGGTTATGCTAAGTCTAACATGTGTGTTTCAACAATGTTCAACAAAACATGGAACAGGGACCAAGATTCACAACCACGTGGCTTCACATCCACCAAACCCATCAAATCAACACCCCACAGTTAACTTTCTTGACgaattttatatgttttctgTTCACTTTACGTTACAATTAAAATACAGTTAACACAATTTTAGATGAATGTTTTTGTATTTCATTTCTAAGTTTACAATTAATCTTGACTTGAAATAAATGTAAATGACCAGCAGGTTGAGTAAAGTCAAAAcaaaaacttcaaataaattaaatacttaaagggaaaaaaatgctgaataaaaaatatagactaaaatttcttaagtagtttgtttttaaaatgaaaaaacaagaaTCATGAATGACATCACTTTAGATTCAGTTTTAATCAAAtccaattttatataaaatcaattCCAAAACGTGTGTGTGAAAATCTAAGGAGATTCCATTGTCAATTTGAATCcttcacttttttcttcttcattttttctgtTGGACAATTTTGGACCTCAAAAAATTGTCTGGTGAAGGTTCACTCCCACCCTTCAAAAATCTCACCTCTACAGTTTTAGTTTACTTTTCCTTGCCCCCAAAGCTTGCAACTTCTCTTGTTCAACCTTCCCACAAACACTGCATGCGTCTTTGACCACAACAACTTCTTCAAGTTCCAATTTTTCTGGACACCCTCTATTCCTCTTCCTCCCTAGCTCCACTTTCCGTTGAAGGGTATCTCTATTTATAGAGTTCCATTGTCATTTGAGGCAATTTTGAGCCTCTGGTGTATGTGTTCTTGaagagttttttcttttcttttttgccaaGATTGGGATAGCGAGAGATATGGTGGGTGCTCTTTCTGTTGTGGGATCATCAGTGATGGAATCTCACACTGGTCCATGTTTGTGTGTGGATGCTCTTCCCACAACAACTAGTGTGAATCTGAAGAGTGGTGGAGATGTTGTTCTGTGCAAGAGTTTGATGGGAAGGAAGAACTTGACGAAGCATGGTGGAGGAACCATGAAGTTGAGCAGTTCTTTCATTGATCCTGGGAGAGAGTGGAGACTCTTTGTTAGCAGAAGTTGCAAGAGGCAGCGTAAGGATAGGAGAGTCGCCATTGTCAACGAGCTTGGAGGCCAATATGAAGAAAGTTTTGAAGATGTTAAAACGGtaacatgtttgatatatgcACAAGAATGACACAAACACTTAGATCTGATGTTTTAATGCATGTTTGGATCAAAGTTTGTAAACAATAAAATTGTTGTGACTAAACTCGGTCTATAATCAGAACTAACTGATGCATCTTTGGAAACAGCAAATGCTCAACTATTTCACATACAAGGCTGTGAGGACTGTTCTTCATCAGTTGTATGAGATGAACCCTCCTAAATATACGTGGTTCTACAAGTAAGTCGAGTTTCTATGAATTTGAGGAAACATGTTTCAACAGAGATTTACTTGCCAATGtagttattttagtttgaaatgtGCATTTGGTTTTGTTTTCAAGATGTTGTGAACCAAGTGGTGAGAACAacattttgttagttttattatATCCTTTGCAAATTCTTGAAAACATGTGaactgaaaatgaaaacaaactgAATGCACCCTGAATCTGCTGTGTATATACGGTTTTATAAGGTTCATTCTTTACATATTAAACTAGAATATGGTAATTCACAGTTACCTCATAATTATTTAGATAATTGTTTGCAATGCTTTCTTTGATGGCAGTTTTGTTGCAACAAACAAACCAGGAGATGGAAAACGCTTTATTCGATCCCTTGGGAAGGTAGTCTTTTGTGCCAAGTTAGTTAGTTCATtcgttgaaaattttcaatgaaaatatatgtttatgtcAATGTGGCTTCTTTAAACAAATTACTATACTCAACCTAAAATGCCTTCTCTTTAATTCCTTTATACATGCTATATCCATTTATCTTTATTCATTATGGGATTTTGAACCatctattttgaaaacatttctttaattattta
This portion of the Vigna unguiculata cultivar IT97K-499-35 chromosome 6, ASM411807v1, whole genome shotgun sequence genome encodes:
- the LOC114187201 gene encoding chaperonin-like RbcX protein 2, chloroplastic — encoded protein: MVGALSVVGSSVMESHTGPCLCVDALPTTTSVNLKSGGDVVLCKSLMGRKNLTKHGGGTMKLSSSFIDPGREWRLFVSRSCKRQRKDRRVAIVNELGGQYEESFEDVKTQMLNYFTYKAVRTVLHQLYEMNPPKYTWFYNFVATNKPGDGKRFIRSLGKEQQELAERVMVTRLHLYSKWVKKCNHAEIYKEISDENLELMRERLMETVIWPSDDTNTEKIG